The window ATTGATAGGCGCGATCGCAGTTTTACTAGAACTTCACCAAACTGCTTTCAGCTTTATTCATCCCTTTACGGAATGCTTAATTTTCCCCTGTATCTTTGGTTCAGATAGACGGATCGAACAGCGAGGAAATTAGGTTATGGCAGCCTTATCTAGTTGTGAACCTATGCATCCAATCCAGCAAACCCCGCAACGGGATGGCTCAACTGTAGAGAACCATCCTCAACCCCTGCAATCCATTTCAAACCCTAAATTCGATCTTTTGCGTCCCCTACGCCAGTGGTTAGACTCCTGGGAGATCAAAAACCCCACCCTAGCCCGTCGAATTTCGCGCCTGATTCCCGCCCAGTGTCCTTTTGAGCGAGACATTTGTCTGCTGGGATGGCAAATTGCCCATATTCCCCCTTTGTGCAAGCTAAACCCCTTGTACAACGAGCTAATGAGCTTGCGATTTCGCTGTCTGTGCTTTTTAGCCGATGAGTGTGGCGAAGATATCCGTTCCTATATTTAAAACGCTCAAAGCTCTGAGGAGTGATGCGATCGCGCCTACCAATGGAACCCGTCAACCCGCCTTTTCTGCGGGCGAGCGTTTGCTCCTCCTCCACTGTTTTTAATCGCCCTCATTTTGGCGTAAAACTCAAGCGTATCAGGCACTTCGCAGACTGCACCTCAACCTCGATCCGAAAAAATAGCCGCTTTGGGAACTGGCACTGAGCTTTAAGACTCTTAATAAAACATAGGGCTATGTTACTATCTGGATGATCGAGAACGGCGAATCCTTGGATTTTGCCTATTCCTTGTGGTGGAGGAGAAAAACAGGAGTGCCAGACATTATGTCATTAGGACATTCAAACGCTTGTATGCCGCGCAGCCAACCTGAACCGATTCGCATTGGCGTCATTGGCGTGGGAAATATGGGACAGCACCATACCCGCGTTTTGAGCTTGCTCAAAGACGTTCAACTTGTGGGTGTTTCCGATATTAACGTCGAACGGGGAATTGATACCGCCAGTAAATATCGAGTCCGCTTCTTTGAAGACTACCGCGATTTACTGCCCCATGTCGATGCCGTTTGTATTGCAGTTCCCACTCGTTTGCATCACGAAGTAGGGATGACTTGCTTGCAAGCGGGCGTCAACGTTTTAATTGAAAAACCGATTGCAGCCAGCATTTCCGAAGCCGAGTCTCTAGTAAATGCAGCCGCCGAATATAACCGGATTTTACAAGTCGGTCATATTGAACGCTTTAACCCCGCCTTCCAAGAACTGTGCAAAGTTCTGAAAACAGAAGAACTCCTAGCACTCGAAGCCCATCGCATGAGTCCGTATTCCAACCGGGCGAACGATGTGTCTGTCGTGCTGGACTTAATGATTCACGATATTGACCTATTGTTAGAGTTAACGGCCGCACCCGTAGTGAAACTCACCGCCAGTGGCAGTCGCGCCTCAGATTCGGGATACTTAGACTACGTAACGGCGACGATTGGTTTTGCCAATGGGATCGTTGCGACCTTAACCTCAAGTAAAGTCACGCATCGGAAAATCCGCCGAATTGCAGCCCATTGCAAGAATTCCCTCACAGAAGCCGACTTTC is drawn from Desertifilum tharense IPPAS B-1220 and contains these coding sequences:
- a CDS encoding Mo-dependent nitrogenase C-terminal domain-containing protein codes for the protein MHPIQQTPQRDGSTVENHPQPLQSISNPKFDLLRPLRQWLDSWEIKNPTLARRISRLIPAQCPFERDICLLGWQIAHIPPLCKLNPLYNELMSLRFRCLCFLADECGEDIRSYI
- a CDS encoding Gfo/Idh/MocA family protein, with the protein product MSLGHSNACMPRSQPEPIRIGVIGVGNMGQHHTRVLSLLKDVQLVGVSDINVERGIDTASKYRVRFFEDYRDLLPHVDAVCIAVPTRLHHEVGMTCLQAGVNVLIEKPIAASISEAESLVNAAAEYNRILQVGHIERFNPAFQELCKVLKTEELLALEAHRMSPYSNRANDVSVVLDLMIHDIDLLLELTAAPVVKLTASGSRASDSGYLDYVTATIGFANGIVATLTSSKVTHRKIRRIAAHCKNSLTEADFLNNEILIHRQTTANCTTDYGQVLYRQDGLIEKVYTSNIEPLHAELEHFVSCVRGGNQPSVGGEQALKALRLASLVEQMAIDGQVWHERDRLASILQPSIVTV